A single window of Vibrio sp. SCSIO 43137 DNA harbors:
- a CDS encoding ribbon-helix-helix protein, CopG family encodes MESKSARLTILIDPNKKQALEQLCASQDVTPSQVVRQLIRDYLDKHGIEYGMPKQVKNPKVSN; translated from the coding sequence ATGGAAAGCAAAAGCGCACGATTAACGATTCTTATTGACCCTAACAAAAAGCAGGCTCTGGAGCAGCTATGTGCATCTCAGGATGTGACACCTTCTCAGGTTGTTCGGCAGTTAATTCGTGATTACCTTGATAAGCACGGTATCGAATACGGAATGCCGAAACAGGTTAAAAACCCTAAAGTTAGTAATTAA
- the rimI gene encoding ribosomal protein S18-alanine N-acetyltransferase — MTLTISPLAEQHLQAVWEIEKSVHSHPWAQSMINDIESRGACHHVLLQGESVAGYFYAQNIVGEVTLLNIAIAPECQGKGFGRKLLDEFINFCQQKRADSIWLEVRQSNTRAVNLYESAGFNEVDRRTGYYPAENGREDAIIMSYLFF; from the coding sequence ATGACTCTGACAATTAGTCCTTTAGCTGAACAGCATCTTCAGGCTGTGTGGGAAATCGAAAAGTCGGTTCATTCTCATCCCTGGGCTCAGTCCATGATAAATGATATTGAAAGCCGGGGAGCCTGCCACCATGTACTGCTGCAAGGAGAGTCCGTAGCCGGCTATTTTTATGCGCAAAATATCGTCGGAGAAGTGACGCTGCTGAATATTGCCATTGCACCTGAGTGTCAGGGGAAAGGGTTCGGCCGAAAGTTACTCGATGAGTTTATTAATTTTTGCCAGCAGAAGCGTGCAGATAGTATCTGGCTGGAAGTCAGACAAAGTAATACCCGTGCGGTTAACCTGTATGAATCAGCCGGCTTCAATGAGGTAGACAGAAGAACAGGCTACTATCCGGCAGAGAACGGCAGAGAAGATGCAATTATAATGAGTTACTTGTTTTTTTGA
- a CDS encoding DNA polymerase III subunit psi, which yields MSNTHLAESYLSEMGIIRWELSHPERLEGYHAQSIVLPEKCKLLLVSPVKPKGELAEMFEKVVKSMGLELEHALHLFPAQMPFLGKHHLKWIWFCGCSASQTSGLNVLQSPLLTDIQGNNQLRRQLWQQICSYDSDN from the coding sequence TTGAGTAATACACATTTGGCAGAATCCTATCTTAGTGAGATGGGAATTATCCGCTGGGAATTAAGCCATCCGGAGCGTCTGGAAGGCTATCATGCCCAATCAATAGTGCTGCCGGAAAAATGCAAACTATTACTGGTCTCGCCGGTGAAGCCGAAAGGTGAGCTGGCGGAGATGTTTGAAAAGGTCGTTAAGAGTATGGGGCTGGAGCTGGAACACGCTCTGCACCTGTTTCCGGCTCAGATGCCTTTTCTGGGCAAACATCATTTAAAATGGATCTGGTTTTGCGGATGTAGCGCATCACAAACCAGTGGTTTAAATGTCCTTCAATCTCCGTTGCTGACTGATATTCAGGGAAATAATCAGCTGCGGCGTCAACTTTGGCAACAGATCTGCTCTTATGACTCTGACAATTAG
- a CDS encoding GNAT family N-acetyltransferase has translation MLIRTEAPADILPINSLLESAFETDAEARLVMSLRENSRFTLSLVACTDEGEVIGYLLFTPVTIDGEDCGWQGLAPVAVKESFRGKGIAGKLIKEGFDSLFELGYPVSVVLGDPDFYGRFGFQDAERFNMTCQWDVPQGCFQVIELAQGACSDKKGLIEYSKEFSQL, from the coding sequence ATGCTTATCAGAACTGAAGCACCGGCAGATATTCTGCCTATTAATAGCCTGCTGGAGTCAGCCTTTGAGACTGACGCTGAAGCCAGACTGGTAATGTCACTAAGAGAAAACAGCCGTTTTACCTTATCACTGGTTGCCTGCACTGATGAAGGTGAGGTGATTGGTTACCTGCTTTTCACTCCCGTTACTATTGATGGTGAAGATTGTGGCTGGCAGGGACTTGCTCCTGTTGCTGTTAAGGAGTCGTTCCGAGGAAAAGGCATTGCAGGCAAATTGATAAAAGAGGGTTTTGATTCTCTGTTTGAACTTGGCTATCCGGTATCTGTCGTTTTGGGTGACCCTGACTTTTACGGCAGGTTTGGCTTTCAGGACGCAGAGCGATTCAATATGACCTGCCAATGGGATGTCCCGCAAGGCTGTTTTCAGGTGATTGAGTTGGCGCAAGGTGCCTGTTCTGATAAAAAGGGACTTATTGAGTACAGTAAGGAATTTTCACAGCTTTGA
- the ubiT gene encoding ubiquinone anaerobic biosynthesis accessory factor UbiT, giving the protein MLNKIRIHLVQNAAQILRSPVQILPQSVQNRALLEGLKQVFHEALEDGDFEFLQDKWLRVSIADMNLNWYISYQDEKLLVSDKVEKEDVSFSGNLNDLVLIAGRKEDPDTLFFQRRLSIEGDTELGLEVKNLMDSVDLDALPKALNVLLTQLADFVYKGVHPESVESGVTNAYQN; this is encoded by the coding sequence GTGTTAAACAAGATTCGAATTCATCTAGTGCAAAATGCAGCACAAATTTTGAGATCTCCAGTCCAAATATTGCCTCAGTCTGTTCAAAATCGAGCCTTACTGGAAGGCCTTAAGCAGGTATTTCATGAAGCGCTGGAGGACGGTGATTTTGAGTTTTTGCAGGACAAGTGGCTGAGAGTCTCCATTGCCGATATGAACCTGAATTGGTACATCAGTTATCAGGATGAAAAGTTGCTGGTGTCAGACAAAGTAGAAAAAGAAGATGTCAGTTTTTCCGGTAATCTGAACGATTTGGTATTAATCGCAGGACGTAAAGAAGATCCCGATACTCTGTTCTTTCAACGCAGATTAAGCATTGAGGGAGATACTGAGCTGGGTCTGGAAGTAAAAAACCTGATGGACAGTGTCGATTTAGATGCTCTGCCTAAAGCTCTTAATGTTCTGCTGACTCAGTTGGCCGATTTTGTTTATAAAGGGGTTCACCCTGAGTCTGTAGAGAGCGGAGTCACTAATGCTTATCAGAACTGA
- a CDS encoding sensor domain-containing protein, producing MPAKQLQQWFSKLTDASPFLFAILDKEHNYSSVNQRYCEIAGLTKDELVGMNDAQVLGDMFYDSLKPYYERAFGGETVEAEITLNDDAHETSLHFSVSPVLIDDKIEHVTFHAIDTSEKQILTRSLEESESKFAILSDMLPDGLILVESDNIISANPLAARLLGFSDQDKLLGEQISRLFIDENSKTVFNGSLSKTLESGPLTCLTGARCGVERKVKLSADKAMVLGTESQIIIIEDAETESGDAFSDSHDSHYDSLTKLYNRLGFTRRLEHFIDNKTPLVMLYLDIDNFKNINDSLGHHIGDKVIKEVSARLQRLLPAQAILGHLGGDEFGLILPEPEHDRIAESLAERIISLINQPFDLHHFSKRLACSIGSVAYPGDGNDARVLLQNADTAMYEAKDRGRNRLIKYYDQMNKEARMRLWLEIELQKALQQNGLEVWYQPKVNARDFSINGAEALVRWKHPIEGYISPGAFIPVAEKAGLIEHLGRSVMREVFATVKRWKIQGILPGRVAINLSPEQFGNPKLIDYMEKLLRTTELDPNCITFELTESAVMSDSEHTLQMLNAIKKLGFALSIDDFGTGYSSLSYLARFPIDELKIDRAFITDIDKLPKQVTVIENIINLGRSLDLSVVAEGVETRQQATLLSNLNCHSIQGFHFHRPQPKHEIEELLAQNRRHKN from the coding sequence ATGCCAGCAAAGCAGTTACAACAATGGTTCTCAAAACTGACTGACGCCAGTCCGTTTCTCTTTGCCATTCTGGACAAGGAGCACAACTACAGCAGTGTGAACCAGAGGTACTGTGAAATTGCCGGATTAACCAAAGACGAGCTTGTGGGCATGAACGATGCTCAGGTGCTTGGCGATATGTTTTACGACTCCCTCAAGCCCTATTATGAGCGCGCATTTGGCGGCGAAACTGTCGAAGCCGAAATCACCCTTAATGACGATGCACACGAAACCAGCCTGCACTTCAGCGTCTCTCCTGTTTTAATCGATGACAAAATCGAGCATGTTACCTTCCATGCTATCGACACCTCTGAAAAACAGATCCTGACACGCTCACTGGAAGAGTCAGAAAGTAAGTTCGCCATTCTCAGCGATATGCTTCCCGATGGGCTGATTTTGGTTGAAAGTGACAATATTATTTCAGCGAACCCGTTGGCAGCACGCTTATTGGGCTTTAGCGATCAGGATAAACTTCTGGGCGAACAGATTAGCCGCTTGTTTATTGATGAGAACTCAAAAACCGTGTTTAACGGCTCACTGAGTAAAACACTGGAAAGTGGGCCGTTAACTTGTCTGACCGGAGCTCGTTGTGGTGTTGAGCGTAAGGTAAAACTGAGTGCCGATAAAGCCATGGTGTTAGGCACCGAATCGCAAATTATCATTATTGAAGATGCGGAAACAGAATCCGGTGACGCCTTTAGCGACAGCCATGACTCCCATTATGACTCTCTGACTAAGTTATATAACCGCTTAGGCTTTACCCGTCGTTTAGAGCACTTTATTGACAATAAAACCCCTCTGGTGATGCTCTATCTGGATATTGATAACTTCAAAAATATCAACGACTCCCTTGGCCACCATATCGGCGATAAAGTGATTAAAGAGGTTTCCGCCCGTCTGCAGAGGCTGCTTCCTGCTCAGGCCATTCTGGGGCATCTTGGCGGCGATGAGTTTGGTCTGATTCTGCCGGAGCCTGAACATGACAGAATAGCCGAGTCACTGGCAGAAAGAATTATCTCTCTGATCAATCAGCCTTTCGATCTGCACCACTTTAGTAAGCGCCTTGCCTGCTCAATAGGTTCTGTTGCCTACCCGGGAGACGGTAACGATGCAAGAGTATTGCTGCAGAACGCAGATACTGCCATGTATGAAGCGAAAGATCGCGGCCGTAACCGCCTGATTAAATATTACGATCAGATGAACAAAGAAGCGCGTATGCGACTCTGGCTTGAGATCGAGCTGCAAAAAGCGCTACAACAAAACGGCCTTGAGGTCTGGTATCAGCCTAAAGTAAATGCACGGGACTTTAGTATTAATGGTGCCGAGGCACTGGTGCGCTGGAAGCACCCTATCGAGGGGTATATTAGCCCGGGTGCCTTTATTCCTGTAGCTGAAAAGGCTGGTCTGATTGAACATCTTGGCCGCTCGGTAATGCGGGAGGTGTTTGCCACCGTTAAGCGCTGGAAAATTCAGGGTATTCTGCCGGGCAGGGTTGCAATTAACCTCTCCCCGGAACAGTTCGGTAACCCCAAACTTATCGACTATATGGAGAAGCTGCTGCGTACAACGGAACTGGACCCAAACTGCATCACTTTCGAACTAACAGAAAGTGCGGTAATGAGCGATAGTGAGCACACACTACAAATGCTGAATGCCATTAAGAAATTAGGCTTTGCCCTCTCTATTGATGACTTTGGCACCGGATACTCCTCTCTCTCTTATCTGGCCCGCTTCCCTATTGATGAGCTAAAAATTGACCGTGCCTTTATTACAGACATTGATAAATTACCTAAGCAAGTTACGGTAATTGAAAATATTATTAATCTTGGCCGCTCACTGGACCTCTCTGTGGTCGCTGAAGGCGTTGAAACAAGACAACAGGCAACTCTGCTATCCAACCTTAACTGTCACTCCATTCAGGGCTTCCACTTTCACCGCCCTCAGCCTAAGCATGAAATAGAAGAGCTACTGGCTCAGAACCGCCGACATAAAAACTAA
- the ubiU gene encoding ubiquinone anaerobic biosynthesis protein UbiU has translation MELLCPAGNLPALKTAVDCGADAVYIGFKDDTNARHFAGLNFTGKKLEKAVQYIRDHNRKLHVALNTFAHPDGFERWTRAVDNAAAIGVDALIVADIAILEYAASKYPDLELHLSVQASATNVAAIDFYKQNFNVKRVVLPRVLSIHQVKQLSRNIPQDVDLEVFAFGSLCIMAEGRCYLSSYMTGESPNTVGACSPAKYVRWQETEDGLESRLNDILIDRYAAGENAGYPTLCKGRFDVEMNGESKRIHALEEPTSLNTLSLLPELFAANVASVKIEGRQRSPAYVEQVTRTWRAAIDRYQANPEGYQVDACWNSALANVSEGTQTTLGAYHRKWQ, from the coding sequence ATGGAGCTTCTATGTCCGGCAGGTAACCTGCCTGCTCTCAAAACAGCAGTGGATTGTGGTGCCGATGCTGTCTATATCGGCTTTAAGGATGACACTAATGCCCGTCATTTCGCCGGATTAAACTTTACCGGTAAAAAACTTGAAAAGGCTGTCCAATATATACGTGACCACAACCGAAAGCTTCACGTTGCCCTCAATACATTTGCCCACCCCGATGGATTCGAACGCTGGACACGTGCAGTAGACAACGCCGCTGCTATAGGTGTTGATGCGCTTATCGTGGCCGATATTGCCATTCTTGAGTACGCCGCAAGCAAATACCCTGATCTGGAACTGCACCTATCAGTACAGGCTTCTGCCACAAACGTTGCGGCTATTGATTTCTACAAGCAGAATTTCAATGTCAAACGTGTAGTACTGCCAAGGGTACTCTCGATTCATCAGGTAAAGCAGCTCTCCCGCAATATTCCTCAGGATGTGGATCTGGAAGTATTTGCCTTTGGTAGCTTATGTATTATGGCTGAAGGCCGCTGTTACCTCTCTTCCTATATGACAGGTGAATCGCCTAACACTGTGGGCGCCTGCTCCCCGGCAAAATACGTTCGCTGGCAGGAGACAGAGGACGGCCTCGAATCCCGCCTGAATGATATTCTGATTGACCGCTATGCCGCCGGAGAAAATGCGGGGTACCCGACTCTGTGCAAAGGCCGCTTTGATGTAGAGATGAATGGCGAAAGCAAACGAATTCATGCCCTAGAAGAACCTACCAGCCTGAATACCCTCTCTCTGCTTCCGGAACTGTTCGCTGCTAATGTTGCTTCAGTTAAAATTGAAGGTCGCCAGCGTAGCCCGGCTTATGTGGAGCAAGTAACCAGAACATGGCGTGCGGCTATTGACCGCTATCAGGCTAACCCCGAAGGCTATCAGGTAGATGCCTGCTGGAACAGTGCACTGGCAAATGTGTCAGAAGGCACGCAAACAACGCTCGGTGCTTATCACCGT